The DNA segment CTGGAAAGGCTGGGCGCTGACGACGCTGGGACTGGCGCTGGGCAGTCTGCTCGCCATGCTGCTGGCACGTCTGCTGGGAGAAAGATTCGTGCGCCGTCTCGTGCCCGACGGCGTGATGAAGCGTTTCGACTCGCTGCTGACGAAGGGCGGCTACACGATGTTCTTCATGATCTTCCTGCTGCCGGCGCTGCCCGACGACGCGGTGTGCTTCATCGCCGGCATGACGAAGCTGAGACTGCTGCCGCTGTCGCTGGTCTGCCTGCTGGGACGCGCTCCCGGCATGGCGGTGCTGTCGCTGCTGGGGTCCGAGCTGACCTCGGGGCCGACGGCGGGCGTGAAGATCCTGTTCATGGCGCTGATGGTCCTTTCGATCCCGCTGTGGATCTTCTGGGAGATCATCGAGGAAAAGATCCGCGCGCTGGTCATGAAGCCGCGCCGGAAATAAAATAGCGCCTTCCAGACAAGAAGCGAGTCAAAAACAGGAAGGGATGCCCTTCCTGGTAAAATTTTCTCACGAAAAGGCACTTTGCAGATGGCCGTTTTCTCACGAAAAGGCAGATAACACTACGGGACGCACAGCGCGAGGCTGTCTTTTGACCCGCTTGCGAGCGGGAAAAAAGGCAGCCTCGGCTTTTTATTTCGCTTTCGCTTCCAAAAATTTGCACGCCGTGGCGACGACGGCGGCGGCGCAGGTTTTGAGGATGGCGTCGTTGGTGCGGAACTGGGGCGAGTGGTGGGCGGCAGCGTAGGGCGTGCCGGGTCCGCCCATGCCGACGTTGAAGTAGACGGACGGGCGTTCCGCGGAGTAGAAGTTGAAGTCGTCGGAGCCGGAGGATATGGGGACGCGCTTCACTTTTTCGGCCCCGAACAGTTCTCCGGCCGCCTGTTCGAGCAACTGGCACATGGCTTCGTCGTTGACGACGCTGGGATAGACGGGGATGAAGCGGAAGTCGGTGCGGCAGCGCATGGCCAGGCCGACGCCGTTGGCGATGCGCTCGATGCGTTCGGGCAGCGTGGCGCGGACGGCGGGGTTGGTGGTGCGGATGTTGCCGGTGATTTCGCACTTTTCGGGGATGACGTTGACGGCGCTGCCGCTTTTGAGCGTGCCGATGCTGACGACGACGCGCTCGCCGGGCGGGATCTCGCGGCTGACGACGGTCTGCAGGGCGCAGATGATCTGCGCGGCGGCGACGGTGGGATCGACGGCGTCCTGCGGGCGGCTGCCGTGGCCGCCTTTGCCGATGACGTCGAGTTCCCAGATGTCGCCGGAAGTGGTGGCGGGGCCGGGAGTGAACTGGATCTCGCCTTCGGGCGCGCCGGCGCGGACGTGATAGCCGATGACGGCGTCGACGCCGTCGAGCATGCCTTCTTCGATAAGGGCTTTGGCGCCGGGCGCGGTGGCCTGTTCTTCCGAGGGCTGGAACATGAGGCGCACGCGGCCGGGCAGATCTCTTTCGAGCGCCTTGAAGATTTTGGCCGCGCCGATCAGCGAGGCGGCGTGGGCGTCGTGCCCGCAGGCGTGCATGACGCCGGGGGCGGCGGAGGCGTATTCAAGATCGTTGTCCTCACGCGCTACGGCCAGCGCGTCGATGTCGGCACGAACGGCCACGCAGGGGCCGGGCGAGTCGGGATTGACGTCGCAGACGATGCCGCACCGCGTGCCGGCGAAGCCGCGGCGGAGGATGGCGCAGCCGATCTTTTTCAGCTCGCGTTCGATCGCGTCGGTGGTGCGCACTTCCTGCCAGCCCAGCTCGGGGTGACGGTGAAGCTCGTGACGGAGCGCGGTCATTTCGTCTTCAGCCTGAGCGGCCAACGCGAGGATCTTCGCTTTGTCCATGATTTTATTCTTCCTTTCTCGAGATCACATGAAGTTGACCAGGAATCCGGCCAGAAACACCGAGGCTATTGTAACAGTCGTGAAGCCGGAAACGAGCATTTGCGGCATGATGCGGCTTTCGATGAACTCCTTTTCCGCGGGCGTGTCGCCAAAGCTGCGCGATACCTCGTCGGCGACGATGTAGGTGCCGGGGAAGCCGATCAGGCAGCAGGCGCCGATGGCCAGCGTCATGTCGAACGAGCTTTTCGCGAAGCGGCTGATCAGGTACGCCGAGGCGACCAGCCCGATCACGGCGGCGGCGAAGGATACGGCGATCGGGCAGAAGAGCGACAGAACCATCCGCGGCGTGGCCTTGCTGAGGTTGACGTACGTGGGCAGAAGCATGATGAACATGGAGAGGCCGCTGGAGGCGGCGATGTCGAGGATACGCCCTTCGAGGAAGCCCAGCTCGTAGGCGGCGACGCCGAAGACGAGCGCCATCACGAAGGGATGGACGCGGTTGCCGGTCGCCTGCGCGGCGGCGACGGCCAAGGCGGCGACGAGAAAGCTCTTGCACAGCAGCACAAACGGTGTGCGCAGTTTTTTGGGCAGTTCGGGGATCGGCTTTTTGCGCTCGCTCTTTTCGGCTTCGGTTTCCGCAGCCTGCCCGCCGGCGGCGAAGGCGGCCTTGAGGCGGCGCGCTTCGCGGCGCAGGCAGAAACTGGCGATGGGCACGCCGATGAAACCCTGCAGAATCAAGAGCATCGTGATGAACACGAGGATGTCGTTCAGCCCTTTGGCTTGGGCGGCTTCGCTCATGATCAGCATGGCCACGTTGCCGCCGGAAATGGGGCCCGTGGCGGTGAGGGCGAAGTTCATGCCGATCAGCGGACTTCCGATCAGAATCACGGCGGCCGAAGCGGCGCACATGGTCGCCAGCGCGATTAGTACGGTGCGGTACTGCGCCAGCATGGCCCGGCCGTCGATCATCGTGCCCATGTGCACCATCAGCACGGGAATGAACGTCATCGCCAGACTCATCAGCCCCGTGGTCTTGAACAAGTCCGCGGGCATCCCCAGCCAGAAAGCGGCGAGAATCATGGCTGAGGAGACGAAGCGCATGGAAACGAGCGCCCGGGTGCGCGAGGCGATCAGATCGCCGACGGTGAAGAAGCCGAGCACGACGAGAATCGACTGAAGCTGAGTGAACTGCATGACAAAAACCTCCCTGAGATGAACGGGATCCCGCGAGGATCCGTGAAGTCCGGCCGACGACGGCCGCCGAATTCCGCACGCTGCGATGTTCGTCTTGTTTGAGCCGCCAGCCGGGCTCCATGGACATTCCCCCTTTCCGGACGCCGAACGGAAGATAAACGAAAAAGAGCCGGTTCCCGCATGAATGGGAACCGGCTCTTCGTATCCGGACGGATTTATTCAGACCGCAGCACGACAGCGCGTCGGTCCTCGTCGAAGAGAGTCCCCACGCTGCGCCACCACATGCCGTTGTCAAAGGTGTTATGGATATGGATGGTTGCCGAGATCATGAAAGTTCACGCCTTTGCAAAAGATTGGGAATTGCTTGGCGCATTTTATAGCACGAAGAGCCGCCGTTGTCAAGAGAATCCTTGCGTCCCGGAAGGGGCGCCGATCCGGTGGCGCGGCGAAAGAATCCGCCTCCCTCTTGAATTTTTAAATAGGAATCGTCATAATGAATTTGCGCTCTGCTATAATAAAACCGGGAAGTTGGAGACGAGAAAGCAAGGCAACTCTTTCGGGGAGGTGACCATTGTGTTCGGAGACACGATCGCGGCAATTTCGACGGCTTGGGGAAACAGCGGCATTGCCATTGTGCGGCTTTCGGGCCCCGATTCCTGGGCGATCGCGCAGCGCCAGGTGCGTCTTCAGACCGAGGCGCCGCTGAAAGTGCGTTTCGCGCGCAATGCCGTGCTGCTCGACGAATCGGGCGAGGTGATTGACCACATCCTCGTGCTGCCGTTTCGGGGGCCCCGCAGTTACACCGGCGAAGATCTGGTGGAACTGCACTGCCACGGCGGCAGCCTGGCGGCGCAGCGTTGCCTTGAGCTGCTGATTTCCGGCGGAGCGCGCATGGCCCTGCCCGGCGAGTACACCCGCCGCGCCTTCGAAAACGGCCGCCTTGACCTCTCGCAGGCCGAAGCCGTCGGCGCGCTGATCCAGGCCCGCAGCAACGAGGCCCTGCGCGCCGCCAACCGCACGCTGGACGGCGAGCTGACGCGCGCCGTCAGCGAGATCTACGAGGAGCTGACCTCCCTCGGCGCCGAGATCGAAGTCGGCCTCGACTTTCCCGAGGAAGACGTGCCCTACATCGCCGACGAATCGTTGGCCGGCCGCCTCGAGATCGTGCGCCAGTCGCTGGCGGATCTGCTCGAGCGCTGCTCTTCCGGCGTCATCTTGCGCGAGGGCATCCGCGTCGCCATCGTCGGCCGCCCCAACGCCGGCAAGTCGTCGCTGCTCAACGCCCTGCTCAAGGAGTCGCGCGCCATCGTCACCGCCATCCCTGGCACCACGCGCGACGTCATTGAAGCCGTACTGACCTACCGCGGCATCCCGTTGCGCCTCGTCGACACCGCCGGCATAACCGAGAACTATCACGACGAAGTGGAAGCCATCGGCGTCGAGCGCGCCCGCGCCGCCATGAAAGAGGCCGACGTCTGCGTCTGGGTCATCGACGGCAGCGAACCGCTCCATCAGGAGGACGTGGACCGCGTCCACGAGCTGGCCGACACGCCGCACCTCGTCGTCCTCAACAAGGCCGACCTGCCGCAGCAGATCAGCGAAGCCTCGCTGACGGCCCTGATCCCTGCCAGCACGGTGATTTCCGTGTCCGCGGCCAAGGGACTGCGCCTCGACGAGCTGAAGGAATCCCTTGTCGGCCTCGTCTCCGGCACCGGCGCGCTCGATACGGGGCTGAATGCCAGCTCGCGCCAGGTGGAGGAACTGCGCGGCGCCATCGCCAGCGTCGGCACGGGGCTGAAAGCTCTCGGCGACGGTCTCGATCAGGCGCTCGTGTCGAGCTGCGTCGGCGACGCCCGCCGTTCGCTCTCCCGCATCCTCGGCGGCGACCGCGACGAAGACTTGCTGCACGAGATCTTCGGCCGCTTCTGCATCGGCAAATAGCGTCGGGAGCTTTTCGTCGGGAAAGCCTCAAAGGACGCGCGGCGCATGATGCCCACCGGATCATCCGGTGCCGTGCAGAAAAATGTTCCACGTGGAACATTCGCAACGGTCGT comes from the Pyramidobacter piscolens W5455 genome and includes:
- the mnmE gene encoding tRNA uridine-5-carboxymethylaminomethyl(34) synthesis GTPase MnmE, producing the protein MFGDTIAAISTAWGNSGIAIVRLSGPDSWAIAQRQVRLQTEAPLKVRFARNAVLLDESGEVIDHILVLPFRGPRSYTGEDLVELHCHGGSLAAQRCLELLISGGARMALPGEYTRRAFENGRLDLSQAEAVGALIQARSNEALRAANRTLDGELTRAVSEIYEELTSLGAEIEVGLDFPEEDVPYIADESLAGRLEIVRQSLADLLERCSSGVILREGIRVAIVGRPNAGKSSLLNALLKESRAIVTAIPGTTRDVIEAVLTYRGIPLRLVDTAGITENYHDEVEAIGVERARAAMKEADVCVWVIDGSEPLHQEDVDRVHELADTPHLVVLNKADLPQQISEASLTALIPASTVISVSAAKGLRLDELKESLVGLVSGTGALDTGLNASSRQVEELRGAIASVGTGLKALGDGLDQALVSSCVGDARRSLSRILGGDRDEDLLHEIFGRFCIGK
- a CDS encoding M20 metallopeptidase family protein, with protein sequence MDKAKILALAAQAEDEMTALRHELHRHPELGWQEVRTTDAIERELKKIGCAILRRGFAGTRCGIVCDVNPDSPGPCVAVRADIDALAVAREDNDLEYASAAPGVMHACGHDAHAASLIGAAKIFKALERDLPGRVRLMFQPSEEQATAPGAKALIEEGMLDGVDAVIGYHVRAGAPEGEIQFTPGPATTSGDIWELDVIGKGGHGSRPQDAVDPTVAAAQIICALQTVVSREIPPGERVVVSIGTLKSGSAVNVIPEKCEITGNIRTTNPAVRATLPERIERIANGVGLAMRCRTDFRFIPVYPSVVNDEAMCQLLEQAAGELFGAEKVKRVPISSGSDDFNFYSAERPSVYFNVGMGGPGTPYAAAHHSPQFRTNDAILKTCAAAVVATACKFLEAKAK
- a CDS encoding TVP38/TMEM64 family protein, producing MNKSEFLALLRRKAAGLAAVVAAACAIAAAMFAVYEAVLWLLPEDVAGRWQSFVGQFFADPRSFRDLLLRKGASAPWFFVGVQVLQVLFAPIPGQAVALAGGFVFGFWKGWALTTLGLALGSLLAMLLARLLGERFVRRLVPDGVMKRFDSLLTKGGYTMFFMIFLLPALPDDAVCFIAGMTKLRLLPLSLVCLLGRAPGMAVLSLLGSELTSGPTAGVKILFMALMVLSIPLWIFWEIIEEKIRALVMKPRRK